The region GAACTATGGAGTAGAGGAAGGCAAGAGAAAATAGGGTGGGGATTAAGTGGTAGACATTAAGTTGGCTGGGGCAGCTGTCTAGGACTGGGTTGTAGTAATGGGGATGGAGAAGAGTGGATGAATTTAGGAACAGTTGAGGGAAAGATGATGTGGTGAAGGAATCCAGGTGAGCAAGCAGGTCTAAGTGGGAAAGCATTGCTTTTCCTACAGGAATTTTCATGTGCATTCAGGCTGTAAGGACCTCAACTTTTAAAAAAGCCACAGTGTTCTCATAAGTTGTTGGGGAGCTGGTTCCCATTGACTTCTGATCTCTGGAGATATTTTCACAAACATGGAGCTgcctttcttttcactcttttactCTCTTTCTAGACAGGCTTCTTGGATACCAGGGGTTGGTGGTGGATGGGGGTAGGTTCTGGGGATGGTTAAATTTGCCTGGGCAGCCTCAAAGTTCAAAAAGGAGGGACAGGGAAGCTTAGCTAAGAACCAGGAGTTTGACATACTTAATCTCTCATTTCATCCTACTGATGACTTTGTGAGGTACATCTTTTTAATCCTAGATCTACAAAAGAGAAAGCTGAGGCTTGGAGTGGTTCTTTGTTTTGCTCAAAGTCATACAACTTGTACGTGGTGTAGCCAGGATGGGAACCAGATCCTGGCTCTCTGCATTTCCCACACCACTGCTGAAACCGGGGTTGTCTgttttccctctcttcttttaACTATTGTCACACAGATTCCATCATAGAACCCATCATGGGGAGGGCcactatttctctttcttttgtatacTACGTTTGCTTGCCTTACCCCACAGAGTAAGGTGCTCGGCAAACGTGGCTGTCTGGAGGCAACAACCCCTTCTCACCGCCACACTTGGGGTTGGGGTGCGAGGCAAGGCAGGGCTGGCGAGGTGGATGGTGCGGCTGCCACCGCTGCTAGGTGATGggaagcgactctcctgcctgaGCATTGACCCGAAGGCATTTTCCATTTCCTAGGCCCCTCCTGCTTTCCGTGCCTCACCTCTAGCCCCTCGGCTTCAGCTCAGGCCCCTCGGGGAGCATCCCTTGCCGTGAGGCTGACAGCATTTGGGGGCGCAGGGTCTTGTTCTCTGCGCTCTAGCCCATCTGTGCGCAGAGCCTCGTTCCCAGGCGCCTGGAGCCCGGCGGGCATTGACGTCAAGCGCCGGCGGAGCGCTGCCTACAGATGGTTGACCCGGGCCCTCCTCCACACCCCCTTCCTTCTTcgcctcctccctctttcctgcACGGGGGCTCGGGCTCACTATAAAACGTGGGAGCGCGGGGTGCCCCAGCAACGAAGAGTTTCAGAACCATGGAGAGCTCCCGCGTGCGGCTGCTGCCCCTCCTGGGCGCCGCCCTGCTGCTGATGCTACCTCTGTTGGGTACCCGTGCCCAGGAGGACGCCGAGCTCCAGCCCCGAGCCCTGGACATCTACTCTGCCGTGGATGATGCCTCCCACGAGAAGGAGCTGGTCCGTATTCCCCTCGCTCCCGACCCCCTTGAGCTGTCGCGCTCTCCCTTCCTTTGCAcgcctccctcctctccccacccccacccctattCCCAGAGTCAGGGCGCGGGGAGCTGAGCGCAACGCCCAGGCACCCGCTGCCATCCTAAGAGCGTCTCGAGCCCACGGGCTCCTGGCAGTCTGTTGAGCGAATCCCTCATCCCGGCCCCTCCGAGCAACAGGAGCCCCAGCGGCTCAGAGGCCCGCGGTCAGTACCTGGGACAGCTCCCGCTAAGTTTCCACCCCTCGACCATGCCTTGTGTCCGCAGAGTCCCACCGCAGAATGCGTGTGGGTCCGGAGCTCCTTATAACTAGGGCTGGAAGTGCGCACCTGGGCTGGGCTCGCAGCCAAGGCGGCAACTTCAGGCTCCGGGGCGGTGTGTTGCAGATCGAAGCGCTGCAGGAAGTCTTGAAGAAGCTCAAGAGTAAACGTATTCCCATCTATGAGAAGAAGTATGGCCAAGTCCCCATGGTAAGGTTTGTGGTCACTCCCTTCCCGTGTTTTTCCAAGAGAAAGTACACCGCCTTGAATCGTACACACAATCTTCTCCGCAGGATGTGGCTAAATAACTTAGGTAATGGGCTTGCAGGATTCCTGGACTCCTTCTTCCTTCCCGGGTGAGGAAATGGGAAAGCAGGAATAGGGGTTGTAAGTAAGTGTAAGTCTATTGTTTGTTGCTCAGGAAAAAGGTCTGATTTTTTCCCCTCTGAGTGGGCAAGAAAAGGAGCCAGCAaatgtgatgctccccttccctCGCCCTCCAACCCTCGCCACCTAAATGTGGAAGAAACTAGGATAAAACTAATAAtgtaagtttctttaaaaaatgtactctCACTGAAGTTATAAGCACAAGGCTCCTTGTTTCAGACCTGACTGTACGTAGACCTCCTGGGATGGTGATGGGGTCCAATTGCTCCTTTCAAGAGACAGAAATTGCGTTGACTGTGAGACTTGCCTGTTGGGAGCCTGGGTTTGTTCATACTCGATGACCACACATTTTGTTGTTTGCAGTGTGACGCCGGTGAGCAGTGTGCAGTGAGGAAAGGGGCAAGGATCGGGAAGCTGTGTGACTGTCCCCGAGGAACCTCCTGCAATTCCTTCCTCCTGAAGTGCTTATGAAGGGGCGTCCATTCTCCTCCATACATCCCCATCCCTCTACTTTCCCCGGAGGACCacaccttcattcctgaagtttggcttaagcaacagataaagttttattttcctctgaaGGGAAAGGGCTCTTTTCctgctgtttcaaaaataaaagaacacattAGATGTTACTGTGTGAAGAATAATGCCTTGTATGGTGTTGATAAGCGTGTgaagtattcttattttatttgtctGATAAACTCTTGTGTACATTTGTGTAAAGAAGGGAAGCTTTGctttgaaaattgtatttttgtgtgtggcatGGCAGAATGAAAATTAGATCTAGCTAATCTTGGTAGATGTCATTATAACCTGGAAAATAAATCACCCTATGTGACACAAATTGAAGCAtgtacaaattatatataataaaatgtttttaataattgccCATAATGCATTGTTGTTTCCATATAAGTAATTTAAGTGGAAATGGTGAGATTAATCATGCTGTTGTtttcaaagagaaatatttttaaaatagcagccTATTGGGAGAATAGCACCTTAGCGCCAGGGAGTTTTGATCGTTAATTAGGAGTTTGCCAAGCCAGTTTTAGTATACTCTATTTTTCTTTGATTGCAGCGatgtggggtgtgtatgtgtgtgtgtgtgtgtgtgtgtgagagagagagagagagagagagaaagagagagagagaaagagaaagaaagagagagagatgaatgaGATGGAGATGGTTGGAGTTGAGGTGATatgattttgtttattaaaacCTTTAGCCAGACCCTTTACTTTAAACAGTGAgaccaataaaatataaactgtttCATGTTTTAGTCACATTAAAAGcaatttgaaaaattagaaattttttttgacAACTCccttattagaaaatatatattgatttaaAGATATGGGCTGTTTAGGGTTGTTATTTGTCTAAAGGCTCTAAGGTTATAAGACCCATTCATTCCCACAAGCAAATTCACACTCTTGGAAAAATTCTCTATTCCAGAAGAAAGAGTCGTTTCAGAAAATAGTTTTGAGGGGAACAAACAAAAATTGGAGGAGGTGAGAATCCaactcaagaaattaaaacatactaaatGTAAAGTTAAGTAGCCTTTAAATATTTCTGAGTGCTTATTTGAGGTCACATTTCCAAGGGTTTAAACCAGACTAAGTAACATCTAAGCAGCAGCATCATGAGAGAAACAAATGTTAACAGCTTCCTAATCCAAACTCAAGAGGCACTTGCATAAGAGCAGAATTGAAAAATAAAGCCCCTCCATGGCTTCATAGGGAGTTTTCTGATACAAAATATTCTTATACACAGTTACCATTTGCagtgtgattattattattagcatgCCTAATCTTGCAAGATagatattattactatttttcagAGTAGAAAACAGAGGGCAAGAGAATTATGGAATTTGCCTACATCATACAatcttaaataataattttagcttTAATCCCTTTGACTCCAAAGATTTGTCCTTTTTCTCCATGTCACTTAGGCAATCAACAGACTGGGCATTGAATTCCCCAGAAAGCACatctttctttaataaaaattgcTCACTGGGGGCCAAGGCGTATTTTTTGGGGCTGTGCTTCCATTTGAATTCCCCTACACAAGCCTATATGTGATTAGAATGTGgtatttttgcttgtttcttttgtttttttttgagacagggtctcactctgtcacccaggctgaagtgcagtggcacaattatggctcactgcagcttcgatctcccaggctcaagtgatcctcccatctcaggcttctaagtagctgggaccacaagcatgcaccaccatgcctggctaacttttgtatttttagcagagatggagcatcgccgtgttgtccaggctggtctcaactcctgggctcaagcgatctgcccaccttggcctcccaaaatgctgggatcacaggcacgacCCACGTCACCCAGGCAGAATGGGATATGTTTTAATCTTTAATAAGTGCAAGTAGTTATTTAATAGTTTCACAGTCTGCTACTTTTCCAGAAATCATTTCAGTTAGAATATTCTTGAGCCCCTTAACTATTCCTATCTGTATCATTCCTAAATAAATCAGATCAGGAAATTGCTTTAGTGAACAGGCAGGACCGTCAGGGCTAACACACAGAACTGCCTTCtctccttattattattattattttttttagagacaaggtctctgttgcctaggctggagtgcagtggtgctatcctggctcactgcagactcaaattcctgggcttaaggaaacctcccacctcagcctcccaagtagctaggactataggttcatgccaccacccctggctgattttttaaaattaatttttggagagatggggtcctgctttatcgcccaggctaggtcttgacctcctgggctcaggtgatcctcctgcctctgccttccaaagtactgagattacaagtgtgagccaccacacctggccagaactgCTTTCCCTTTTAGCCTGGTGTGTTTCCCCAAAAGCAAGAGTTGCTGGAGGAATCTGGAgttcaaagaaaagaatataaactTTACTCTAAACCTTTTTAGCTTGTTCCCCTCACCCCTACCTTTACTCTGTCATCCCTCCTTTCTTGTTTGATAAGACTAAGGGATATGGACAAGTGGCTATAGGAAATTGGTAATGGGGAATCTGTGGGCTCTGTATGAAGAggcttctttttttccaaaaattttgtCTGGGGGCCCAGATTTTCAGTTAATGGTGCTAACATGTTCTGCACTAATGATAGCAGCACTTAATTTTCAATGGCTTCTTAAAAGTAACTTTGCCTTTCCATTTTATCAATACTGGAGTGATCAATCTTGGTGAGTGTTGAGGTAGAAGATCAGAGCTGGAGTCCAAGGTTCTGCCCTGTCATACAGTCATAGCTGCTGATCCCATGGGGTGAGTGGCTCATACATCCCATAACCCAAGGGCCAGGTTCCTTTCTCAGAGGTTAACATCTAATCCTATATCCTGGGCATTGCTCAGCATGCAAGAGGCAGTGGAAGGTCACACACCTGCTCTTACTCTTGTCCCCATCATGAGTCCCCCTGCCTCCTTAAATGATGTTGTAGACAGGCTATATGTGCTGCCTGGTCATTCACCTTGTCTGCTTGATAGTGGTACATTTTACTGATAGATTTTATAATGACGTTTTTCCACTCATGGGACAAACTCCACTTAGTtatgacaaattttaaaacacattactGGCTTCTATTTGTTGGTATACATACTAGAACTTTTAAATCTATGCTCCTAAGAAAAAttgatttgtaattttcttttcttatactgTCATTGCTTAGTTTCAGTGTTAGACTGTAATAGCTTcaaaaaatgaattaggaagtttgttttccccttccttctccttgtCTTTTGAAACAGTTTGTAAAGAGAGATTATGTGCGACTGTTTGGTTAAATTCTTTTGTGGGCGGAAGACTTTGATTACTGAGtcaatttctctaatgattttttaaatgacctcAGAACTATGACTGCGGATAGATGAGACATGAGAGATTTGCACACTTCAATTGGACTTAATTTAAATCTAGTTAGGAAGGATGTTAAAAAAGATCTAAGAATAGAATAAGGAAGAGCTAAgtttttgaatttataaattgaagGATAACTTTAAACCCAAGATAGCACTTGATTAATCTTTGCTGTGCATAAAAACTACTCTCAGAGatacaaaaccaaccaaccaaaccacTCACATAGATAACTATtggtttattctgttttcttgagTCCATCTTAAAGGGTCtatatttttctggaaaattgtctttttcatttaagTTATGAAATTCATTGGCATTGGATTCAAATCTATTCTGTAAGTATAATTTTGTCCCACTTTCATTTCTAACATTGCTTAagtactctttctctttttttggggtGGATTTGTATATTTATTGGTCTTTTTTTGTGTTGTTAATCCTCTATAGTTGCTTTGTTTTCTAACTTACTGATTTCTGgtattatctttgtttctttctattttcttaggCTTTACTTTCTAGCTccttgaaaattaatttaatccCAATAGTTTGgagttttaatacatatttttaaagttataaatttgCTTTGAAGTAGCAATTCTTTAGTGTAGCGGTGTTattatagcttactgcaacctcgaactcctggactcaagtgatcctcctgccttagcctccagattagctagaactacaggtgcacatcaccatacctggctaatttttattttcattttttgatagagattgggcctcactatgttgcccaggctggttttgaactcctggcctcaagaaatcctcctgccttggcctcccaaagtgctgggattagtggtatgagacactgcacctggccctaaagTATCACTTCTGATGTGTATTAGGATAAGTGATACTAGCCATTGTAACCAATTACTCCAATACCAGACCCAAATCAGATTCTGACACTGGGTTGTGGGGCTTCCTTATGTGAATTTCCTCCAACAACAACTGTGGGGGTCTAGATTTCTCATTTTGGGatgcatatatatagatatgtaaatttattttatttaattttttttgagacggagtctcattctgttgcccaggctggagtgcagtggcgagacctcggctcactgcaacctccgcctcctgggttcaagcaattcccctgcctcagcctactgagtagctgggactacaggcacatgccaccacgcccggctaatttttctgtattttagtggATACGGGGTTTCATccagttggccaggatggtcttgatctcctgacctcgtgatccatccaccttacccaccttggcctcccagagtgctggaattacaggtatgagccactgcacccggcctcatggCATCTTTATTTGGATGTGTAGTAGGAGTCTTTGAGTTGAGACTTCCTTCTGCTTTCTAgcctcttttaaaataatttgatatttcatatccagatttttaatatttaaatttttatatacttcACTTTAGGAGTGATTTGCTAACATTTGCCTTAAGCTTTGCAACCACATAGCAATAATTTTCTTTCCCTAATTCTGTTTTATTGTTCATCATTGATTCTTTTATAAAATCTTCTCAATTcttgagttcttaattttaattaattgcaGTCTTTCTTTAAGTAACCTTTTGAGGATGGGTACTTGGGTACCATGTTTCTGAATCTTTGCATTCCTGAGATTGGGTTTACTTTGCTCTTgcaaggaacttttttttttggtttgtttaaatAACAGAGGTATCGAAACTCCTTCCCATGCGATTAGTCCATTGTTTTCTGGTATTGGGGTAAGGGAAATCTTTCACTGTAGttgcctttttttccccaggtATCTTGTTTCTTTCAGTCTCTGAGTAggtattttttcctatatttgaGCTTCTTACATGTCACTCAGGGTACCTTGGTATAGGTCTGTCTCTGTATCTTGTCTGAATCCTGTTGAGCCCTTTCAGTGGAAGCATTCAAGATTTGCTTTGGGTAAGTGAAAGgtatttctctcatttctttgctTACTGTTTCTCTGCTGTGTGCTCAGTTTCTTTCTGGGATTCCTTTTACATAAGTGTAGGCTCTCTCATACCCATGTTTATGTGAattgcatcttttcttttctccttttcatctTGGTGTTTGTGCTCTGAGTCCTGGGGGAAAAAATCTTGAGACTGTTCTCTAATTAATAGATTTGGTTTTATTCAGTAAATAATCTACAGTCTACTGGATAAGTCTCTACAATCATTTTCCCAGACTCCCTTTTCTCATAGTTCCGGTGTAAAAAGGAAATACTCCTGAAAGGCACAGACCACTCACTTACTCAGACTTCCCAGTGGGTGGGTTTTCCACAGCCTCTTTTTCAGTGACTGCAGAGAAGTTGAGCTATCAGGGCTCTGTAGGGAGATATTGGGACCAGATTTATCACATTTTGTTAATACCTGTCCCTGGCTGGAGATCTCAAAGGCTAGCGTATTCTCTCAAAGAGAGAGAGGGTACCACGAGCTCTGAGATGGGATGTGGGAATGGTGCCTCTTGTTCTTTAAATCACGTCATGATTGTAAGAGCAGTGGATTTTTTTACATAAGCAGTAATAAAATCCTGTGTTCTGCATTGGGGAAGGGTTGAAGAAGAGAAGACATCTGGAGAAGGAATTTGGggaaaaacataaataatgaGCATTTATTAAGTGATTTGCTGTGTGATGTATATTGGAAACCTGTCTTCCTGTTCTCCAATAAGTTTTTCAGTAAATTATTTGTTACTTCAAGTAACAATTAATGtggttttattgaaaaaattgctaggccagatgcagtggctcatgcctgtaatcccaacacattgggaggccaaggtgggcagatcgcttgagcccaggagtttgagaccagcccgggcaacatggtgaaacctcacttctacaaaaaatacaaaaattagtgaggcatggtgtcatgtgcctgtagtcccagctactcaggaggctgaatgagaggatcacctgagcctgaggagCTTGAGACTGAAGTGAgttgaggttgtgccactgcattctagcctgggtgacagagttgtaCTCTgtatccaaaataaataaataaataaataagtaaaaagtggcttatcaaatttatttcctttgaCCAATATCCAGTATAGCAAGATAGATATATTCATTAATTCGttcgttcactcattcattcattcacccctTTATTTGTTATTCAACAGACATTTTAAAGCACCTTTTCTGCGTCAGGCACTGTGGTAGGCTCCAGGTATACAGCAGAGAAGAAAACAGTAAAGACTGCCACCTTCAAGGAGCTTATGATGTTATGTAACAAGAAGGCTCTGTTTAGGAGGGACCCATAAAGGTGAACCTATGGAGGGAGAAAGATTCCTACTGTGGCATTGAATTCCTCTTCCCTGGGAATTTGTCCTGGTTCTCTCTTCTCTTGCCTGTTCCCACACTATACTCCTCACTTTCATTTCCCCAGGTTGTCTGGATCCCCTTGGTTTGTGTATCTTAGCTCCTGATATTGGTTTCCATCCCTTTGGTTCTGATAACCCATTTTGGATACACCCTCCAGCTACTCTTCCTCATCGATCTAGTGCAGTTCTCAATTTTGCCCCCTGGTTTCCAATTTCTGTGGTTGCTGTAAGAGATCACCCCCTACCCTTAACTTTCCAACAGGTCTCTGGAACCAGTCCTAATTCCCACATAGCCATTCTGTAGGGACAATCTGATAGTATCCACCATCTACAAGAGGGACCCACCCCCAGTTTTAATCCATGAACACTTCTGCATGAAAACCCAGCCCATCTGGATGAGAACAGCCAAAACTATGTGTGCAGACTCCAGAAGGCAGAGCCACATACACATGGCCTTGCTTCTCTGCCCACCATCCCTGTTTCCCCAGAGCACTTCTACGCTGTCACCAAGGACAGCTGCACCCAGGGCTGTCTGCTCTCTGGATGATTGAAACCATTAGTAATTTACCCAACTCCAGCTGCTGCCTTTCATTATCACTATGCTAATGATGTCcctcaggaaaaggaaaaaataataattctcccTCCAATGTAGGCTGTCTAGAGACAGACCATCTTTCATAAATAAATCAGGGGTGGATGTTTTGCCTTGAATTCCTTTGAACTCTTCCCTCACAGAGACAGAGGATGTGGAAGTGGGCATAATAGGATCAAATGAAGCAGGTGTTTAGCCTGTCTGTTCTTTCAGCTAGGAGGTGGGGTCACCTTTACTGATATGACTTTCTCAGTAAAGGCAGAGACTTTCTTAAAATGTAGTAAAAGGAACTGGATACAGCCCTCTAAAACAAAATTGTCTAGTAAAGCCATGGATGCGTAAAGCCACTGATACCCTGTTTAAATCACTACACTTGCGATGTAAGGAGACATTTCCCCCCATTTAATCTGACCTTGTAGACTCAAGGAGGACTAAATGAATTAACATATATGAACAGCACCTGAACACTATAAGAACTCAATAAGGGTTAGCTATTCCAAAGAATAAAGCAAAGTTCTGCAGCATTTTCTGGGCTCTCTGAGTTTGTGAGTGACATCTATAGGGTTTGTTCCATGACGTCTCTTGTAGACATGGTGGGACATAATGATAGGGTTTCCCTATCGAATCTGAGCAACAGTTGGGTCACTCCTGTTCTGTTAGTAAGAAGGAGCAGATAGACAGAGTAGACTTTCAAGTGGGATGTCTAGATCAAGACAGACTTAGGGAGCTTGAAGCTAAATGCTCTAAAAGTTTTAGTAGCCCTTTGGCTGTAGTGGGTAGTTAGTTATTGTAGAATCCTAAACTTGTTCTGGAATTCTGAAAATTTTATTGAGTAGTGAGAGAAGACCATGCATTCATCCAATAACTCTTTGAATAACAAGCATGTTACTCAATTCATggtgaaaatttttctttttaagttttttattccTAACTTTATTGCTATTTTCACAAAAAttgtataaaagagaaaataagaagaaaatcatCACTCCTGTTCATTTTTCAAGCCTTTGGGGGCTCTTTTCCTTCCTGAATCTTCCTTATGAGGCTGAATCTTGGTATTCTCTGTGAGTGttcttttttggccttttaaaaaattataggccaggtgtggtggctcacacctgtaatcgcagcactttgggagactgagcccaggagttcgagatcagcctgggcaacatggcaaaaccctgtctttacaaaaaatacacaaagttaGCTGactgtgatggcatgcacctgtagttccagctacttgggaggttgaggtgggaggatcacctgaaactgggaggtggaggctgcagtgagctgagactgcaccactgcactccagcctgggtgacagagtgagactctgtttcaaaaaaattatagcaaaatatacaaaacataatGTTTATCATTTTAATCATTCATAATTGTACAATTCATtggcattaaatatattcacaatgttaTGTAATCAACACCATTATCTATattcaaaactttttcatcacccccaacaaaaactctgtacccattaaacaataacccTCTCTCTAGCTCCTGGTAACctctattttactttctgtttctataaatgtGCCTATTCTAGGtaactcatataagtggaatcatacaacatttgTTCTCCTGTGTTTGGCTTAGTTCACTAAATGTGTTTTAAAGGTCCATCCATTTTGTAGTATATATTAAActgtcatttgtttttatggaagaataatattcccttgtatgtATACCCCACATTTTGGTTATCCACTCATCTCTTTATAGGcactgggttgtttccacctctcGGCTGTTGTGAATATGCTGTGAAGAACATTGTAATACAAATATCTTTTGGAATCCCCCCTGTGTGTGTTCTTGCTGGAGCTGGCCCCTTTGGAATGCTTCCCTTCCTCAATGTGATGAGATGGGTTGGGAGCCTTCTGTCCCCTGGGAGCCTTCCTCTTCCTCATGGCTCTTGGAAGACTTTAGGGGAGGTAATTTTA is a window of Pongo pygmaeus isolate AG05252 chromosome 4, NHGRI_mPonPyg2-v2.0_pri, whole genome shotgun sequence DNA encoding:
- the CARTPT gene encoding cocaine- and amphetamine-regulated transcript protein, giving the protein MESSRVRLLPLLGAALLLMLPLLGTRAQEDAELQPRALDIYSAVDDASHEKELIEALQEVLKKLKSKRIPIYEKKYGQVPMCDAGEQCAVRKGARIGKLCDCPRGTSCNSFLLKCL